AAAGTATTTGTACTGCGCTTTTAATCTGGAAGACAGCCACACCAATGTATCGGAGGAAACATTGCCCAGCTGGTGATCGGGGTAAGTTGCAGAcacctggcccgccacaaggagtcactagagcgcaatgggacaagggaATCCCGGCCGgtcaaacccttccctaacccggacgacgcttcaTATAAGTTTGTGATATTTTAATagtatgtttaaaaaataatacacATTGGCTGTTAAGACAATTCTACTTTATGACTGTTGCCTCCCGTTTAAAGTTTATTGTCATGGTTGGACCCACATTTCTTTAGCCAATCGtttcgttctgaacagaaccactaTTTTTTCGTTCCGCTCAACACTTCCGACCAGCAAAATAATGTTCTGAACTGCATCGAACCAAAAAAAAGGTCCGGTTTATATAATTATTTTCTGTTACTTTTTACCTGTGAATCAAGTTTTTTACATTTAGCTCATTAAAtgacttcaccaatcagtgcagAAAGAGCAGGAAAGCTTATTGTTTACATGCATCATGGACAGAAATGTGTTGCCTATGGCACAAGATGTGACTGAAATTTTACAGgtgggactggggagagagggttgaggaggaggtttGAAGTGCTGGGTAacttgttatgacatgcattatctgaataaggtccacagaattatacctagtCGGAGCGACTTCCATGGAAGAACTTTGAATGTcctttgagctagctagctaacaagcttgagctagctaacattagctagcaagtttgtgtgtgcagagcggcaCAATAAATAAAAACACGTCTTACCTTTTTGTTGTTAATAAATCCAACgtgacagagtgagggctttTTTGCAAAGTGTAGGTACTTGTTGCATTTTTTTATGTGAGGTGAAAAAATGCCTGGAACGTAAAATATTGcaataataaaataaaaccaGTTCCCATGTTCTCTTCCGGGAACAGTATTGATCACTTTAGTTATGTTTCTGTTCCTTGAAAAATGACATTTTCCGGTTtttggttctgttccctgaactggTTTCAACCGCTTGATTGTAATGACGTTTGTTTTTGATGATAATTATTAGGTGGAGGTCGCTAGCTACAGTATAGATAGAAAGCAGTTCTGTAAGATAACTTTCTAGGAAGTCAAGCTATCGAAACAAGTTAAGGAAAAAGTAAGTAAGCTAAATGTTTCTCCTATCTTGAATTAAAAGGTCATATTTTGCATGAATATGATGTATGGCGTAATGAAATGTGTCAAGATGTAAACGGTGCATGAGACAACATCTGACACTGCTTAAGAGTTTGTTTAACCCCCTGCATCACTCCCCAGTCCAGCTGGACAAGGCATGAAAAGCAGCTGCTGCGCCCGTTAACTCACTTCAATTGGATAAGGGCTCCGATTTAGACCTCACAGGTTATCACTATACAATTTAACCTGTGATTGCACAGATATTTGCTATTTTAGATCAACTCAAGTGATAAATAAACCAAAGGGATATTATAAACTGATAGGATCGAGCCCTGaaggctgattggctgacagccgtgtaATATcatgacaaaatatttatttttactgctccagTTATTGCCATTATAACATGGCTAAGGGCTATATCCATACACTCTGCATTGCGTTGTGCATATATGAACAGCCCttggccatggtatattggccatatacccccccccgggccttattgcttaattatacactATTTACTAAGACATAAAAGCCTTTGGTAAAGCCAACTGAGGCAAGCTCTCCAGTCTCCACTTTGCATATGTAGCCGCCCCAAAACTGCAGATGTTAAAGCTGTGTGACCctgcagatcacacacacacacacacacacacacacacacacacacacacacacacacacacacacacacacacacacacacacacacacacacacacacacacacacacacacacacacacacacacagaaataggaAGCACAGAAGAAAATAAACATTCACACTTCTGCTTTGAGAGTCTGTTTTAACGGATGTTCAAAAGCCTACAGCATTGTGCCTACAGCATTGTCTTGAACTGACTGAGCCAAAGGCTGTAAACTAAGGACACAGAACCCAACCCACTCCCTTGACCACAACCCTCTACTGCAGTGGTTGTCAACTGGTGTGCTGCAGCATATTGGTGTGCCTTGAGGAACTCTCAAGTGTGCCGCAAAACTTTTTCTAATCTTTTAGATGTTTTGGAACACTCACTTATAAACCTGAGATGTGTGTGGAATGCACATAGATTTTTGAGTCGGGCGCACCAGTACCGCTCAgataatacactgaacaaaaatataaacgcatcatgtaaagtgttggtcccatgtttcattaactgaaataaaagatcacacaAATGTTCCAATATACACAAAgagcttatttctctcacatgTTGTGCccaaatgtgtttacatcactgttagttatcatttatcctttgccaagataatacatccacctggcaggtgtggcatatcaataaattgatgaaacagcatgatcattacacagatgcaccttggcCTGGGGACCACGTGtagccacgccagcccaggacttccacatccagcttcttcacctgcgggatcgtctgagggggGAGGTAGGGAAATATGGAGTGTTGAAGAGTATTTCTGTCCTCCCAGCCcaacccatggctgcgcccctgcctagtcatgtgaaatccatagatcagggcctaatgaatgtatttcaattgactgtaactcagtaaaattgttgcatgttgcttttatattttccTTCAATTTACATGAATGGCACATGGTTACATCTGTATCGTTGTTTCAAAACTGGTGCGCTCAGACTGTTACATTTGTATAATTTGAGGGGCGCACATCATGAGCAACGTCATCTGTATTGTCTCACTTCACCTGTGATAACTGTCAGCACTTTGTGCTTataaaaatatacagtgccttgcgaaagtattaggcccccttgaactttgcgaccttttgccacatttcaggcttcaaacataaagatataaaactgtatttttttgtgaataatcaacaacaagtgggacacaatcatgaagtggaacgacatttattggatatttcaaacttttttaacaaatcaaaaactgaaaaattgggcgtgcaaaattattcagcccctttactttcagtgcagcaaaatctctccagaagttcagtgaggatctctgaatgatccaatgttgacctaaatgactaatgatgataaatacaatccacctgtgtgtaatcaagtctccgtataaatgcacctgcactgtgatagtctcagaggtccgttaaaagcgcagagagcatcatgaagaacaaggaacacaccaggcaggtccgagatactgttgtgaagaagactgatcagagatgcagccaagaggcccatgatcactctggatgaactgcagagatctacagctgaggtgggagactctgtccataggacaacaatcagtcgtatattgcacaaatctggcctttatggaagagtggcaagaagaaagccatttcttaaagatatccataaaaagtgtcatttaaagtttgccacaagccacctgggagactcaccaaacatgtggaagaaggtgctctggtcagatgaaaccaaaattgaactttttggcaacaatgcaaaacgttatgtttggcgtaaaagcaacacagctcatcaccgtgaacccaccatccccactgtcaaacatggtggtggcagcatcatggtttgggcctgcttttcttcagcagggacagggaagatggttaaaattgatgggaagatggatggagccaaatacaggaccattctggaagaaaacctgatggagtctgcaaaagacctgagactgggacggagatttgtcttccaacaagacaatgatccaaaacataaagcaaaatctacaatggaatggttcaaaaataaacttatccaggtgttagaatggccaagtcaaagtccagacctgaatccaatcgagaatctgtggaaagaactgaaaactgctgttcacaaatgctctccatccaacctcactgagctcgagctgttttgcaaggaggaatggggaaaaaattcagtctctcgatgtgcaaaactgatagagacataccccaagagacttacagctgtaatcgcagcaaaaggtggcgctacagtattaacttaagggggctgaatcattttgcacgcccaatttttcagtttttgatttgttaaaaaagtttgaaatatccaataaatgtcgttccacttcatgattgtgtcccacttgttgttgattcttcacaaaaaaatacagttttatatcattatgtttgaagcctgaaatgtggcaaaacgtCGCattgttcaagggggccgaatactttcgcaaggcactgtatacagtgcctttggacaGTATTcaggaccccttgactttttccacattttgttacattacagccttattctaaaactgattaaatagtttttttcgcatcaacctacacacaacctcaatgacaaagcaaaaacagtttttaaaaataaaaataaaaaactgatatCAACTGTacaagtattcagtccctttattcagtactttgttgaagtacctttggtaGTGatgacagcctcgagtcttcttgggtatgacgctacaagcttgtatTAAAATGGCGCTGGAAGAAATGGCATCAGTTTTCACGGGTGCCTAACCAATTGTACTAGTATGTAGGGTTTTTTCGcattatttgtaaattattttgtacataatatttCTGCCACCGTATTTTACGGAAataaagagcttctggatatcaggacaacgatcactcacctcagattagacaaatatttttttcttcaacaagcaggacACACAGGATGTACTTCGAATACCCGACAAGGCCAACATCCCCGTCATTGGCAAGAGAAAgggacgcaggtacagaggacacagagcgggGTGCCTCATAAGGATCCGCAGACGGAgtgtgggaaagctgccgttaccgtcaatattgcttgccaatgtgcaatcattggacaataaattagacgaggtacgatcacgaatatcctaccaacgggacatcagaaactgtaacatcttatgtttcacggaatcgtggctgaatgatgaaaTGGATATGCAGCTAGCGGGATATACTCTGCATTGGCTAGATAGAGGAGGAAGccccagtgacttggtctataaaaagtgatcaaatgaagcagatgctaaactgcacatatattttcaggtctctccagagatgttcgatcgagtttaagactgggctctgtctgggtcactcaaggacattcagagacttgtcccgagccactcctgcgttgtcttggctgtgtgcttagggtcgttgtcctgttggaaggtgaaccttagcgaggtgaggtcctgagtgctctggagcaggttttcatcaaggatctctctgtaatttgttCTGTTTATCTTTGCCTCAAtcgtgactagtctcccagtccctgccgctgcaaaacatccccacagcatgatgctgccaccaccatgcttcaccgtaaggatggtgccaggtttcctccaggcgtgatgcttgacattcaggccaaatagttaaatcttggtttcatcagaccagagaatcttgtttctcatggtctgtgagtcttaaggtgccttttggcaaattccaagtgggttgtcatgtgtattttactgaggagtggcttccgtctggccactctaccataaaggcctgattggtggagtgctgcagagatggttgtcctcctggaaggttctcccatcttcacagaggaactctacagctctgtcagagtgaccattgggttcttggtgaCCTCCCTGagcaagacccttctcccccgatagctcagtttggccgggatgGCCCACTCCaggaagactcttggtggttccaaacttcttccatttaagaaggatgTAGGCCACTGCGTTCTTGGGGGCCATCAATGCTGCATAAttgttttgctacccttccccatatctgtgcctggacacaatcctgtctctgagctctacgtacaattccttcaacctcttgGCTTGATTTTCGCTCTGACATGGACTGCCAACTGTgtgaccttaaatagacaggtgtgtgcctttccaaatcatgtccaatcaaaatgtagaaacatctcaaggataaacATTGGAGACAgtgtgcacctgagctcaatttcaggtctcatagcaaagggtctgtttttgtttttaatacatttctaaaaacctgcttttactttgtcattagggggtattgtgtgtagattgctgaggacatttttaattttatccattttagaataaggctgtaccgtaacaacatttgaaaaaagtcaaagggtctgagtacttttcAAATGCACTCTATATCATAAGGAAGTTGTGATCTTAAACACTTCTCCAGGCGTTGCTGAGATCTAATATTCTGCGCAGCGCAAGACGAGATGTAGGCCTATGTCTTACATGCTGACTAGATCTGGCAAACGCCATcgcgcgcatgttgattttgtctatTCACACCAGACGCtatcaggacacacaggttgaattATCAAAATGTTCTCTGAACTAACTATATTAACCTAgaacattcatggacatttagctagctagctcgctgttgctagctaatttgtcctgggatataaacattcgATGGTTATTTTACATGAAATGCACAACATCCTTTTTACTGGATCTTTTGTAGAATTCTGACCCATTTTGAGTCAATCAAATTCGTGTgttctctactccgacaattattCCACAGATAAAAAGGTAAACCTAGTTAGTTTCTTGTAATCTCTCcttcagtcttcttcttctgtgggcTTTATATgacggttggcaaccaactttaaggtgcattaccaccaccaactggactggagtgtggacctcagtttaTATTTCAATCATCCACGTGAGTATATGGTCCTAAAACcagtgaggagatgggagaggtggaaGATGTGAGCAGTTTGTGTGAAATTATTGAATAACGTGTACGAGTACATTTATTATGCAACGCGGGCAGTGTGGTCAGGATGTTAGCGCTattgtcaatcaatcaaatttctTAGATCCCTTTGGCCTAAATTCCAGCTAAACTTGAATTAGACAGTAGGCTTAATAAGAAAGCAATGCTAATGCCACCAGTCGTTCTGGTCTGAAGTATTTTTACTAGACTGACCGCCAAATTCTGTGCTACACACAAAAAATCTTGAATGTCGACATTCTGGGCAGAGGTGCTAAGTACTGCGTCCAGTCTCGGTGGTCTGTTCAAGGCTCTATTGCTTTAGTCACCGATGAtcaatgatgatggtgatgacatTGCGAGTGTCATCTACACTACTTTCATGAAGGTAGCTGTTAACCTCCTGTTTCTTAGACAACATCTGCTTGTTCATTGATCccatcctctctatctccagaGGCAAATCATGAGATGGTTACTATGATTAGAGACACTTTCCTGGGTCACTTTGACATTAGGGCCTAAATGGGCCAGGCCTGGGTTTATTCCTTACTGAGCACAAATTGACTTGTCCGTATATCTGTTTAGGAAATCTACTTGAGGATGGTTTAATGGGCCTGGAAGCCTACATTTCTGACCTGTAACTTGGACCCACTGTCCGGGACAGACAAGACCAGACCTGGGTTCCAAATACTAGCTTTTCTTGATTTAGCTTGCctgttgcaatggaaccaatagaaaagtcGAGACAGTGCAAACCTTGCCCACCTGACACTCCGGGCAGGCTAAAACAAACATCCAAGCATAAAATAGTGTTTAAACCCTCTAACAATATTGAGTCAGAGCAGAGCCACAGTGTCCTTCAGCCTGCCACCACCTAGACCCTGAGACCGCCACTCCTACTCAGTCACTTCTTTAACAGGCCCaaggacacaacactgactagcTGTGACTATAGCCCTgatttatacctggttctaacatgcCTCCTTTCttctgatcttgtccacattctgattgtgcccacagaCAGGTGTAGACCGAGGTTTCTCAAACTCGTTCCTGGGGCCCCCTGGGTGCACAATtcgttttttgccctagcacaacacagctgattcaaataatctaaGTTTGATtttgagttggttatttgaatcagctgtgtagtgctaaagCAAAAACCGAAACGTTTACCCGGGAAGGgacccaggaccgagtttgggaaccATGGTGTAGACGAAGATGCATTGGGAtctgattgtgatcagatcttccGGACCACCTCTGGAGGTAGTCAGGCACACGTTGTGTCTAGATATCTTACAAGTCTAGACAGATATGGAAAGTGAAATCAATTAAATCATCATTATGCCTCTTTCTAAAATCATTGACAAGCAGGTTGTTTAACCAATTTGGTGTTtttttgagaagtgtaacttagtcccataaaaaacatttgatttcacCTAATTTGAACATTCTGGTAACAAAACATTTTCCCTTATCAAGTGgttgaataaaaaaaatattatattaaGTGTCAAATAAAATTAATGGTAAATCAGCCCTAAATCCCCTTGTAACatggggaatggaagcttgttgtgtccAACAGGAAGTgacaattgaatgcaagcttcacaaatGTATTTTAATTGTTAAAACAGAATTGATGTTTTATGCTAGATCCTCTCACACAAAACACCAAAAAATGGCCAGGAACAGTAGATCCAgcacacctgcttttacactatgatttgaatATTACATGTTCAGTGTTTCTCTTgaatttttgtatatatatatattttttaaaggaaTACTTTCACCATAGgtggttgaccttaaaatgagggccTGACGTAAATGAATCACTACACACATGAAAAACATGATCATCTTAtacttattggtctattaactaatttactgcatggtgatgtcaccatggaaggccaaaactccctcccaccaaaacaggctgaaatttcataaagccttttcaaacagctcttacactaaatggAAATTCTCATAATTCAAACTCAGTGTGGAAATACAATGAGTATACAAAGCATTAGGAACAAAttccaaatattgagttgcacccctttgtCCACAGAACAGCCTcgattcgtcggggcatggactctacaaggtgtcaaaagcgttccacagggatgcttttgggtggtggaccattcatgatacatgggaaattgttgagtgtgaaaccttgcagcattgcagttcttgacacactcaaactggtgcccgatggtacctactaccatataCTGTTCAAAGACACTTACATCTTTTGGCTTGCCcatattcaccctctgaatggaacacatacacaatccatgtctccacCTCTTCATCGACACTGATTTTTGAAGTGTGTGtatatcttgtttctcatggtttggtcgtctttaggtgccttttggcaaattccaagcgggctgtcatgtgccttttactgaggcgtggcttccatctggagaatgccaagagtttgcaaagctgtcatcaaggcaaagggtggctactttgaagcatcttaaatataaaatatattttgatttgtttaacactttttttcgttaggatgtcttcactattattttacaatgtataaaatagtaaaaacaaaaaaaggaatgaataagtgtgtccaaacttttgacaggtactgtacatTGGAACTGTATCCAACTGAAATATGCAAAAGCTCAACAGACACTCTCACAATTGgcatgcctctctctatctctctcaactATCTTTCTCTCCCACATGCACATGTGTCTCTCTCATCTAACAACTATTAACTATCTGGAGAAAATTTGTATAGACAGCAGACTAGAACAATCTCTGTCTGTACTTTCTAACCAGCAAACGAATACCCAGAATAGAGGAAATGAAACAAGCTGACCTATAATATGCAAAAGCAGAAAGTATCATAACAAGCCTCAGTGCGCAGTTTAAGGGGTTGTTTTTGTACTTGTAACTATAGTActttgtacagtgcattcagaaggtattcagatcccttgacttttccacattttgttaggttacagccttattctaaaatggattaaatagtttttttccgctcataaatctaaacacaatacccataatgacacagcaaaaatgtatttaaaaaaaaactactgaaatatcacatttatataagtattcagacgctttactcagtactttgttgaaggacctttggtagtgattacagcctagagttttcttgggtatgatgctacaagcttggcacacctgtatttggggagtttctctgatttttcactgcagatcatctcaagctctgtcaggttggatggggagtgttgctaccgagctattttcaggtcattCCAGCAATGTTCGATCAGgttgaagtccgggctctggctgggccactcaaggacattcagagacttgtcctgtaCCACTCCAAAGTTGTCTTAGCTATGTGcgtcgttgtcctgtttgaaggtgaacctttgccccagtctgaggtccttggtgctctggagcaggtttttatcaaggatctctctgtactttgctccgttcatctttgcctcgatcctgactagtctcccagtacctgtcGCTGcagaacatcctcacagcatgatgctgccaccaccatgcttcaccatagggatggtgccaggtttcctgcaggtgtgacacttggcattcaggccaaatagttcaatattggtttcattagaccagagaatcttgtttctcatggtctgatagtctttaggcgccttttgtcaaactccaagtgggctgtcatgtgccttttactgaggagtggcttctgtctggccactaccataaagacctgattgatgtgctgcagggatggttgctggaaggttctcccatcttcacagaggaactctagagctctgccagagtgaccatcaggtttttagtcaccttcctgaccaaggcccttcttccctgaTTGCAAAGTTTGGCCAGacagccagctttaggaagagtcttggtggtttcaaacttcttcttTTTAAGAAtgccactgttttcttggggaccttcaatgctgcagaaatgtttgggtacccttccccagatctgtgccttgacacaattctgtctcggagctctacggacaattccttcgatctcatggcttggtttttgctctgacatgcattgtcaactgtgagaccttatatagacaggtctgtgcctttccaaaccatgtccaatcaattgaatttaccacaggtagactccaatcaagttgtagaaacatctaaaggatgaccaatggaaacaggatgcacctgagctgaattttgagtctcacagcaaggggtctgaatacttatgtaaataaggtatttcagtttgaaTTATATATTTCTTGGTGCAAAAATCTGTTTTAgctttgtggggtattgtgtgtaaattgctgAGGAAATAAAGCTGTAaatgtaacaaatgtggaaaaagtcaaggatactttctgaaggcttctATGATGATGTAACTACCCTTACCAAATGGGACGAAACAGGGAGGAACGTACCTGAAATAGTCCAATGTAAACCATTTGGGGCAACAGcatggcctagtggttagagcgttggactagtaaccggaaggttgcaagttcaaacccccgagctgacaaggtacaaatctgtcattctgcccctgaacaggcagttaacccactgttcctaggccgtcattgaaaataagaatttgttctcaactagtgCCTAATTTGTCAGTTGACAAGTACTCCCACCAATAagtgtccactctgtctcctctgCAGCCAATGGAGACGTGGCCCATCATCACACCCGCCTGACTGTCAACGCCCCCCACCTTTCCTACATGTGCGAGGTGGGTGCCAACGTCACCCTGCTCTGCGCCCAGAGAGGTGCCAAGCTGCACCCCTTGGACCACCTGCATCAAAGCTGGCTTTTCACCCCCCACTCAGCTGAGCATTGCCATGACAAGGTGCACCCCCGCGACCACAATCATCGGGGCAACCATTCCAGTGCGGCGCTTCCTTGGGGGGTAAAGTACGGGGCAAGCGAAGAGTCTTTCTGGGTGCAACTACAGCTTGTCAACAATTCTGACCAAGGGCGTTACTGCTGCCTCTCCCTGGATATTAACAATGGCAAGGTGGTGCAGAGGACGCATAGCCACGTCTTTCTCACTATCACACCTCGTaaggccatgtgtgtgtgtgagagcgaaaATGTGTGTTTtgagtttttgtgtgtgtttgaattcACGTCTG
Above is a genomic segment from Oncorhynchus masou masou isolate Uvic2021 chromosome 23, UVic_Omas_1.1, whole genome shotgun sequence containing:
- the vsir gene encoding V-type immunoglobulin domain-containing suppressor of T-cell activation isoform X1, whose amino-acid sequence is MHLGLGTTCSHASPGLPHPASSPAGSSEGGANGDVAHHHTRLTVNAPHLSYMCEVGANVTLLCAQRGAKLHPLDHLHQSWLFTPHSAEHCHDKVHPRDHNHRGNHSSAALPWGVKYGASEESFWVQLQLVNNSDQGRYCCLSLDINNGKVVQRTHSHVFLTITPRKRDKAKCTLLDIKPAEASVTAGLATAACIMAILSLPIILVLVYKQRQSAQFSQRAHELVRMDSEAAGHENPVFLGVSPPGQAKTRTVSQIMTRQSSETGRHLLLSDPGTPLSPPAHGVVFFPEQVPQPWISCYCTSSRTSCVSQCTSCPYTSDQPMQNTWD